The DNA sequence AAGCAGTCAGAGTTGGTGAGAAGGCGGCAGTGGCTAGGGTAGAAGGAAGGAGCTGGTATGTATATGGCGAGAGCAACAGACTTCAGTGATTAATGAGTATGTGTGGGACTTACCAGCTGGAAAGGTAAAAGGTGAGAGAACATATTTTGCATGTTAGtctgtttaaaatatgtttgctGTTCTTTGGCTACAGTTTGAATCTGGGAGATTGTCCAGGAGTCAGAATCCTGGCTGAGGGGCTGGTTTACCCTGTGGAAGGACTTTGATTAGATCCTTCCTTGATTCCACGTTTCAAAAGCTCAGTGGTTCTCTCTAGGGAAAAGTTAATGGATCTCCTCCTGGTGTATACAGACTGCTCAAAACTGCTGTACCATTCATAGGATTCCTTTGGAGttatatacaaaggaaagaagtGTTTGCAGTATGTCTGCTTGGACAGGCCCACAGAAGAGAGTTCTCCAGCAAAACGTCATGCACTGGACTTACCTGCCGGCAGTAAGTGCTGAGCTGCCCATTTTTGAGATACCTTCAGTTCAGCTCTGGTTTGCTGTAGTTCTTTCCAGAGAGAGTTCAAAATGAAATTGTCTCCTGCGGTGTGACCGAATTTATCCTGCTGCTGAAAAGCTGTCTCTTGAACCTCCGCCTCAGATCTGCTCTGCCAAACGCTCTCCAGCTGACTGAGTCTGTTGGACACATTGTGGCTCAGTAACAGCACGTGTTCAAGGATCTTGCCTTGCTCAGATTCGTGAAGCGTCTTTCCTTCCTGAGCTTGTTCGCTGTTCCTCACAagtgcctgctctacctgtgacACAATGTGGGAAGTGACTTTCTCAACTGCTGTGGCGTACGTGCTAGCAAAGTTGGCTGCGAGCTGGCTCAGCTCTGCTTGCACGGTCTGTAGTTCCACCTTCAGGATCTCATCGATAGCCTGGAGCATCATGTTCTCCTTCATCTGTGAGTTCTCAAGCATGATGAAGAGCTTGTCCCATTCTGTGTGTTCTCGCTGACAGTCACATGAAGCAGCTGAAATACAAGATACAGATGTTGCTATTCCTTTGTACTTAGGTTTTTAAGCAGAAGAGTTATTTAACAAAATCTGTCTCTCTAAAGTTTATGTGCTCCAAACTACCAGTGTGTTTCCCCCTATTAAAAGAGAAAGGTAAAGCAATGAGTATTATAGCAAATCTAAAACTTAGTGTCATCCCCAGTATTTCctgggaaaactgaaaaataagtagCATAAAGCAAATTCCAAGGGACACTGTTGAAGTACTCTGACGTTTGCTATCTATAACAATCTACTTGTACgtgcttcttcctttttaaaaaagtaatgcgTATAATAACTGTTACAAGAGCTAAGCAGCAAAGAAGACAATTCTGTGCTTAATAAGAGAAAGCTGGTTTAAATCTACTTACTTTCCTCAGTACCAAGAACTGGACCTTCAATTTCATTATCCATATTCACATACATGAGATTATAGTCATCATCTTCATCCAGAGCAGAAACAGGAGCCCTGAAAACACAAAACAGTATGAGCAAGGAAAGCATTTCTTGAGGCAGCATTCTCCAGCTGTTTCCTAAAAGTATCTGCGCTGCCTGGAGCTGAAGGTCTTGAGCGGAGACAAGACTCGGAGTGAGAGGCAGAGAGCCCCTAATAAATGCTGCGAGTGCCTCAGCTTGAATGAATGAGTAGTGCTAGTGCCAGTGGTGTAATAAGAGCACTTCTGATTGTTGTTGTTGGATGGGAGTAGAAGGGGGCGTGCAACTTGCTCAATCTCAGCCTTCAAGGTTTGCACTGGGGGAAGATGTACTGATTACAGGAGGGGAAGAAGCGGGGAAGGCTTGCTTTTGCAAACTGTGACTTTCCCTCCAAGAGCAGATTGCTGTAACGTGCAGTGATGTGAGGGTGAGAACAACGGGATGAAATCACTCGGAGTTGGCTGCCTAAAAGCACAGCGCACGCCGGATATGCTATTTTCTATCCTTTGTGGAAAAGGAAAGTGTTCTCTGCAAACTTGTTTTACCGCTGATATATGCCAGGGCTCTGGAAAGGAGTGGTAGAAAAATAACTATATGTGAAATTGGTTTTAGTACATATGTATGGTTTAACCTGAACATTGTAGCTTCACTGATAGTTATATTTAAATTGCTAGTACCATAGAAGTTTTTACTGCTTTCAGCAATTgaagaaaactcagaaaataaagatgacttattaggattttatttttacagtttttagcTCTAATTCCCGATAATAACATTCTAACTCCGGATAATGCGTTACTATTAGTATCTTGTTTCAGAGGCCAAAAAATTAGCAGCTGGACAATTAGATTTGTTTCAGttaacttgaaaacaaaatgaggCACCCTTGGATTAAGCGTTAATCTAGTGCtaaatattattgttattgttgaaTTTTATCTAAACTACacagtttctgttttaatttttgaaagctCAATGAGCTATTGATTATTTCAGGATGCATTGCTTGGGTGAGATTAAAGGTAATAAAGCAATGACACAAATTATATATTCACTATAAAGTATTTGGAATATAGAGAAAACATGTAACTATCTGCTGGGTATTCTGCATCCCCTTTCTGTGCGAGAACGTGTAGTTTAGTGACTTACCCTCATACACATGGCATACAGGAATAACGGGTGCTGCATAAAGAGGGTCCCGTGCTTCCATTCAGGTCTTGCTCATTCTGCCGCCGTCCACGGCAGCTCCTGGCGCCTgggccatggggggggggggggggggagagatgcAGCTGCACAAAACACCCTGGGGTGCCCTTGGGTGCCCTTGCCCCAGAGCAGATCCACTGCTCCACGAGGCAGTGTTCAGCCTGCCGAGAGTTTGGTGTTGCTACAGCTCGACTCCTCCTGACACCCGGCTTGCACTGTGCAAACCTGAGCTACCTGTGCAGTTCCTACTGCAATGGGGCCTCTGCCTGCTTTCCTGCAAATATAAGTAATAATATCAAAGCAATAACTTATGAACCCCCAGGTAACAGGGTATAACGTAGAGGTCAACGTTTTCAGAGTGCTCTGCCTGCACGGGGATGCAAGTGGCTAAACTGAGCGACAACTTTGGTCTTAATGGTTGAACTTAAAATACTCAGTTTAATATAGAGTGAATGTCAAAATACCACTGTGCAGAACTCTTTCTGTCCATGTTAGGTTTGCAGTGTGCTGCCAGGTTCCTTGTTTTACAACATCACTGCGTAGGACCAAGGATTGGACAGAGCAGAAACCAAGCACAGGGCAACCCTTGCTGCCCTTAACATGTAAAGGGAGAACGGACAAGGGGAGGGTGGGGGCACGGTCCGAGGCCAGCCAGGAGAGCCGGGCCA is a window from the Struthio camelus isolate bStrCam1 chromosome 9, bStrCam1.hap1, whole genome shotgun sequence genome containing:
- the PTX3 gene encoding pentraxin-related protein PTX3 codes for the protein MLPQEMLSLLILFCVFRAPVSALDEDDDYNLMYVNMDNEIEGPVLGTEETASCDCQREHTEWDKLFIMLENSQMKENMMLQAIDEILKVELQTVQAELSQLAANFASTYATAVEKVTSHIVSQVEQALVRNSEQAQEGKTLHESEQGKILEHVLLLSHNVSNRLSQLESVWQSRSEAEVQETAFQQQDKFGHTAGDNFILNSLWKELQQTRAELKVSQKWAAQHLLPAGCETAILFPMRSKKIFGSVHPTADMTLHSFTACIWIKVTEVSDKTVVFSYGTKTNPYEIQLYLSRESAVLAVGSIQHKLTVKNVIVPGKWIHLCGTWSSGNGTASLWVSGELAATTSGIADTHTIPDGGILQIGQEKNGCCVGGGFDEALAFSGKLTGFNMWDRVLNDEEIAMQSGENACSIRGNIIGWGVTEVLPHGGAQYVS